The Negativicutes bacterium DNA window GTTTCGCTAATTCCAGAGCTTTCCCCACCAATTCCCAAGCGATCGGATGGATTTTGCCGTTCTGGCACTCTAAGTAGACTGCCAGGTCTTTCCAACCGCTGAAATCCTGCTTCGGTTCCGTTTCTTCCACCAGTTCAATCGCGCCGGCAGAAAACTTCAAGCAGAGCTTACAGAATTTACAGCGGTCATTCAGTGCAAGATCTCCTGATTCATCGATATAAAGTGCCTGAAACGGGCATAGACCAACAAGTTTATGATGGTCAACTACCTTGTCTTGATTTATCTTCAATTCTGCCAATTACTAGACCCTCCAGTCTTTTCAACTTAGAGCAACTTATGCTGCCGCAGTTTTTCCATGGCGGCCACCGCTAAGTTGTGTCCGTTGTCACGCAATATCTGATGCTCCCCTTCTGCTTGCGGCGGGAAAATACGTTCTACCTGGGTTGCCGAACCGGTTAAACCGTAATGACGCGCATCCCGATCCTCAAGGTCGTCCAGGGTTAACACCTTAACTGTCCGGGGGGCGGTAGCTTTTTTTAAACGATAGGAAGGTAAGCGCGGCACATAGATGTCTTTTTCAACGCTTAAAAGGCATGGGTATTTGATCCGAACCGTTTGGATGATTTGATTGAGATCGATTTTCACTTCGGCGTCTTGCTCGCCTGCTTTGATTTCAACGACATTGCACAAATTCGGCATCCCGAGCCAGTGCGCCAGTTCCGGTCCTACCTGTGCCGTATCACCATCTGTCGTCTGCTTACCGCAAAGAACCAGATCAGCCGCAGCCAGGGTTTGAATCCCCTGTGCCAGCGTATAGGCAGTAGCAAGAACATCCGCACCGCCAAAACGCCGGTCACTGAGCAACACGCCGGCATCCACTCCCATCCAATAGGCTTCGCGAATAACGGA harbors:
- a CDS encoding electron transfer flavoprotein subunit beta/FixA family protein, coding for MHIIVCIKQVPGTMKVEVDPKTGVLQREGIAHKLNPYDLFALETALRLKEAIGARLTVISMGPQQAMSVIREAYWMGVDAGVLLSDRRFGGADVLATAYTLAQGIQTLAAADLVLCGKQTTDGDTAQVGPELAHWLGMPNLCNVVEIKAGEQDAEVKIDLNQIIQTVRIKYPCLLSVEKDIYVPRLPSYRLKKATAPRTVKVLTLDDLEDRDARHYGLTGSATQVERIFPPQAEGEHQILRDNGHNLAVAAMEKLRQHKLL